From Symphalangus syndactylus isolate Jambi chromosome 21, NHGRI_mSymSyn1-v2.1_pri, whole genome shotgun sequence:
ccaccgctactgaccttctttttatttattaatatatcttaGAAGATCATGACAACATATACAATTGTACCCCATTCAATCAAATGGATTAATACTATGCCATGGCATAGATACCACCATAAGTTATATAGCCAGATGCCTCTTGGTAGACATGTTTTTGGTCCCTTGTTGTAGATGGTGGTGCAGTGAACACCCTTGTATTCATCCTTTGTGTATAATCAAGGGTATAGCCGTAGGATAAAGTTGAGTCAAGGGGTAAGTACATTTACAAGAGTGCATGTGCCACCGTTACACCCCAAAACCAGTGGAGATGTCCTACCATTACAGTCGATGATGGTGACCACTCAGTCTACCTTGTGGCTTGAGAAGTAGGTATCACCAAGAGGTGAAGGGACTTGCCCAATGACACACAGTTAaatgatttttcccaataaataCACATGatacaaaattcaaaaagaatACAACATTATGCCAGTTAGGACTAGGTTTGACTGCATgtgaaatgaaaaaccaaaataaTTGCAGTTTAATGACCCAAGGCTGGGTGCAATAAtttacatctataatcccagcaatttgggaggccaaggtgggaggatcatttgaggccaggagttcaagaccaccctgggcaacatagcaagaccctatctttaccaaaataatttttaattagctgagcatggtggcaaatacctgtggtcccagctacttgggaggctgaggtgggagaagcgcctgagcccaggagttcaaggatgcagtgagccatgatcccaccactggcactccagccttggtgacagagcaagaccttgtcgcaaaaacaaaataaaataaaataaatgacccaAGGTTATTATCTCTTATATAAAACAAAtgtccaggccgggcacggtggctcatgcctgtaatcccaacactttgagaggccgagacaggcagatcacgagatcaagagatcgagaccatcctggttaacacggtgaaaccccgtctctactaaaaatacaaaaaaattagctggacgtagtggcgggtgcctgtagtcccagctaatcgggaggctgaggcaggagaatggcgtgaacccaggaggcagagcttgcagtgagccgagatcgcggccactgcgctccagcctgggagactgagcgggactccgtctccaaaaaaaaaaaaaaaaaaaaaaccccaaaaaaacaaaaaaaaacaaaaaaaacaaatgtccTAGAGTGAGGCAGTCCAGAGCTGATATGCTAGCCCCTGAAGTCATTAGCAACTTCCTGCTTGATGCTCACCACTCCTGGGGTATAGCCCCTATCTTTATTGTCAGAGATGCCTGCTAGATTCCTGACCATCACATCTGCATTCCAGGCAGCTGAATGGAGAGATGGATGAAGAAAAATGGGACAAAGAGTACCCGGTAGCATCCTTATAAATCTATTTATATAAAGTTGTTTCCTTAACGCCACAAAACACATCTACGTGTATTTTGCTTAATCATATGGTCACATCTAACTGCAAGAGAGGTTGGAAAATGCAGTCTTTATTCTCTACAGTCAAGGTCTTAGCTAAAAATTGAGGGTTCTAAATACTAAGGGAGAAGGGATGAATAGATATTTAACCATGTGTGGCAAGCTATTTGTCTCTGTCATGGTtaaattgcaaaaaaataaacttaCCTCCTTCCCAGGCAgccattgttaacattttttgaATGTCTAGAAAAAGTCCTTTGTTCAGGATTATTTTCTCACTCTGCCAAGAGTCACCATGACCTGCTCACACTCCACCCTTACAAAATTGCCGTGCCACTTCTCATCTCCCATTTGATTCTCACAGAAGCTCTATGAAATGGGTTGGGCAAATGTCATGATCCTCATTCATaggggaagaaactgaggcccagagggggaAACTGACTGCCTAAAATTGccatgtaggctgggcacggtggctcacgcctgtaatcccagcactttgggaggccaaggcaggcggatcacgaggtcagatcgagaccatcctggctaacacgtgaaaccccgtctctactaaaaatacaaataattagccaggcatggtggcgggcacctgtagtcccagctactcgggaggctgaggcaggagaatggtgtgaacctgggaggcagagcttgcagtgagccgagattgcaccactgcactccagcctgggcgacagaacaagacgccgtctaaaaaaaaaaaaaaaaatgcaacaaacaaaaaaaacaatcgCCATGTAAAGGATGGAGCCAAGCCTCCTGTGGAGGCAGGACAAAATGGGGTGTGTTTCCCAAACACCGGACACATGCAAGATGCATCGGGCAGCCAGTGGTGAGCACATGGTTCCATTTCCAATTTCTTCCATAACTTTAAGGAGAAAGTTTCAGTTTGGTGCTAATGCGTCTTTAACTCCTCTCACACTTACTAATAGGTCTTTTAAACAAAGAGAAATCAGCCCTCAGGCTCAGAGCACTCGGCAGGCAAAAGTATCTAGCTAGATTCTAAGAACATTGTTTTGATTTCATTATACCTATATTTAtagtgtttttctatttatgtcaAATGATcctggtttccttttcttttaaatttactttttaagtaaATGCATCTAAGTTAAAAAGTgagtttattcaaagaaaaacatGCAGTAAGGAACTATCTGTGCTTGAATACAGATTCCCTCACTTACAAGCTATGTGACATTGGGTAAGACACTTGgtgcctctgagcctcagtttcctcattcgtATAATGAGGGTGGTATTTTTTCCCAcctcatggcttttttttttttttttttgagatggagtctagctctgtcgcccaggctggagtgcagtggcgtgatctccgctcactgcaagctccatctcctgggttcacaccattctcctgcctcagcctcccgagtagctgggactacaggcgcccgccaccacacgcggctaattttttgtatttttagtagagatgggttttcaccgtgttagccaggatggtctcgaactcctgacctcgtgatccaccgcctcggcctcccgaagtcctgggattacaagtgtgaaccaccctgcccggccgaatttttttaattagtaataggattaaatgagataatgaaagtCAGAAACTTAGCACCCTGGCACATAGTTAAGTACTcaacactatttatttatttatttatttatttatttacttatttatttttgagatggagtcttcctctgtcacccaggctggagtgcagtggtgcaatcttggctcactgcaacctctgtctcctgggttcaagcaattctcctgcctcagcctcctgagtagctgggattacaggcatgtgccaccaagcccagctaatttttgtgtttttagtagagatggggtttcaccatgttgaccaggctggtctcgaactcctgacctcaggtgatccacctgccttggcctctcagagtgctgggattacaggcatgagccatcgtgcccggccactCAACACTATTTTTAGCAATAGTatcacaatattaaaaatattaacattgttCATCTTAATTTTGTCATAACACCTCCTGGCTGCTTGGAGCAGAGAAAGTCAGTAGGACTGTGGGGTAGCTGGATAGAGATCTCCCATCCTGGAGCCTCTGCCCCTACACCAGTGGTTTTCAGCCAGGGATAATCCCCTacattagggttttttttttttgaaaccatgtcttgctctgatgcctaggctgtagtgcaatggtgcaattttggctcactgcagccttgattttctggctcaagcgatcctcccacctcagcctcctgaggagctgggactacaagtgcatgccaccatgtacttgtggttttcaccatgttgccccaggctggtcttaaactcctggcctcaagtgatcctcccacctcggcctcccaaagtgctgggactacaggcatgagccacccataCCCAACTGACATTTTTTAATCAGTATTGACTGGGTTTGGTGTGCCCCTGGCATCTGgcgggtagaggccagggatgatgCTAAGTATCCCACAGTGCATTGGTTGGCCCCTCATGAAGAATCATCTAGCTTGAATGTCAAAAGCATTGAGGCTGAGAAACCTTGTGCCATCCTGTACCCGTGTATGTGCCTAGCAGCAGCTGGCTCTTCAGCCAGCTCATTATTCCAAAAGAGACTTGAGCTTGGAACCCAAaagcctcagcctcagtttcttcagccaGCAAATGGGAACACTGAACCCTACCTTATCTGCAGTCATTCCATCTCCTGATGGTTGGCCCTCTTGGGCACTTCCCTGGCCTAGGCTATCTCTACTGGTCCCTTTCTGTCTTTCCCCTAGGTGCAAGGAACCCATCTAATtggcttttcatttgtttgactTCTGATATCTCCCATTCCCAGAGTGGCCTCTGTGGCCCCACAGCCACCATCTGAAACCCTGCAGCGTGAGTGCCCCAGCCATCTCTGAGTACCCCTGTTATTGTGGGCGGCAGCTGCTAGTCTTTTTCCATTGCACACCTTGACATGTGTAACTCTTTATGTGTTGACTTGTTGGCTGTATTCCTTCCCACATGCCTCTGCCCTGAAGACAGACACCCAGCCTGCTGTCCTCGGCAcactgcacagtgcctggcacatagtgggcatGCAGGAATGTATTTGTGGGATCTTTGAGGTGAGAGGCAAAAAGAGAGGATAAGGTGAGGGAATAGATatagagaagggagaaaagaaatagagagaaggagggagttgAATGAATATTAAATGCTGAGAGATCTAAATAAAGGGGAAAGCGGGAGGGGCGGGCGTCCAGACTGAGACTTGAGCACAAGGTAGACAAGCCGGGGCGGGGGGCGGTGGGTGCGAAGAAAGATGAAAAGGGcggggaagagaaaggaatggagacacagaaagagagagacagaggcagaaagaACGTGCAGGCggaaagcaaaaggaagaaaacctcCCTGAGGCCTCAGTGCTCAGGTTGCGGAGGGGAGGAGGACCGCCCACAGGAGCCAGCGCTGCGCAGCTTGGAGCTCCGGGATGCAGGCGCGGTTTCCATGGAGACGGGGATGCTCCCGGCGGGAGCCACCGACTGCTGCAGGACCCGCGCCTCTGGCACCTTGGGAGTGGACGACCAGAGAGGTGGCGAAGGGACGGTGTGGGTTTGCCCCCTTCTTGGGCTCGTTCCCACTCCTGCCTCTTGCTGGAGATTTAGAGCCCGGGAATAGGGAGGCAGGAGCGCACCCGCCTGGGAAAGGGCCCTGGGGACTCCGAGGGCAGGGGAAGGACTGGGGCTGAGACCACTCCTCGCCCTGCCCCGTTCCCTTCCTTGGCGTTTGACCCTCCTTTCCTTTCAGATAGGGTCCTGGAGGGTCTGGCAAAGTGCAGCGCTATGTGGAGAGATGATGGCCAGGCCTTCTCCGCAggcccctcttccttctcctgccctgTTAATGCTGGAGCATCAGGGCTCAGTCCTAAGCCTTCTCTTCAGTTTCCACCGTGTCCAGTCCTCGGGATTTAAATACCTGAAGTGCCCACAGTTCCCAAATTTGCATGTCCAGCCCTGGTTTTCCCCTGAGCTCTGGCCTGTTCAAAGTTGCTAATTCTTTAACTCATCCAGCTTGTTCCCGCCGCAGGGCTTTGCTTTTGCCATTCCCTTTGGCTGCAACTCTTTTCCCAGCCCTTAGGTGGTGAGTTTCACTGGAGTGGATAATTGACTTGGAGGAGGAGCATTGGTGGGAGGAGGAGCCCTGCTGCGGTGTCTGTTCGACCACAGAATTGTGGGGGGAGCCTGCATCTGGAAGAGGAGCACGTgttggggagagggggaggactGGCTGGAATCTGGCAGTGCCACGATGGGGAGGAGGGCCCACTCCGTTGGAAGCCAGAAGAGGCTGAGGCCTGGGAACATTCCCTCCATTGTAGATGTGGGAGGGAGCTGGCACAGCCAAGGGCCCCTTCCCACCCTGGGGACTAGATGGGCCAGGTGGACAGTGGGCAGAGCTGACCATCACCCCCACTTTGCATTGCTGTCATCTAAAACCCAGGCTAAGCACGCTGTGGGTGGGCCTGGTGCAGGCTCAAGGTCCCCACGGTTCCAAACAGAGCCCTATGGAACCTTTGGGTCTCAGATACAGTAACCCAAATGTTGGCAAGACTGGCAGTACGAGGGCCCCATCAAGCAGGTGATGCAGAGCTGGTGGAggggaagaccccatctctacagtgGCCTGCTGAATCTGGGGGTTCTGACTGCCTTGTGACGTGGCAGGTGCCACTCTCCAAGCCAGTCACTGTTACCAGAGGAACGCAATGTGCTGATCAGCTCAGGCTTGGGTCTCATGCACTAGGCTAAGTGCTGGCCAAGGGCCCACCTGGGCCGGGATTGGGACAGGTGGGTTGCTAAATCCAAAGCAGGTGGATGCTAGCTAGGGAACCATTGCCAAGGCCCTTCTGAGCctgctccttctcttcctctttgcctttgTCCTCCTAACCTGAAACCAACTGCCCAAATTACTTTCTTATTTGTGTAATTATTACTTTTGGTGTTATGACTGGTTTTGATAACAGCCAAGATTTACCCAGAACTTACTTGTACCAGGCACTTTACATTTTGCTGCCTTCCATAATCTTTACAACCACTTGAGAAAACCATCattatccccattgtacagatgaggaaactgaggcttaaagatgAAGGAACTTGCTCAGTGTGGCATATCTAGAAAATAGCTGAGCCAGGATTTGAGACCCAGCCTTCTTAATCACTTTGCTATTATGTACCTCTCTCCACACTACATTGCAAGCTCCATGCAGCTAAAATCCAAGTCTCCCCACACCCCAGGCCTGGTCTAGTGCCTGACATATGGTAGGCCCTGGATAAATGCTACCtgagtgcctggcactgtgctaagtgttttgcacgcattacttcatttaatcctcctaatCGCCCTTGAGGTAAGTACAATGGTATTGACTGAAACAGGCCTGTTCAGATTCAGTGGCATcccccaaggtcatacagccaaGTTAGGGGAAGAACTAGGCTAAGTCCTATCATTGGCACTCCATAGTCTGTGCTCTCAGCAAAGTGCTCAACTGCATGAATGAAAGTGTATTCTAGCATcgtgaataaaaggaaaatgatgcCCAATAAACGTTTGATGGGTGAAggacaagaatttaaaaaataacaatgagggcaggtgtggtggctcactcctataatcccaacactttgggaggccgaggcgggcagatcacttgaggtcaagagttcgagacctgcctggctggtgaaacctcatctctactaaaaatacaaaaatgagccggacatggtgggaggcacctgtagtctcagctactcaggaggctgaggcaggagaattgcttgagccgggaggtggaggttacagtgagcctagatcatgccattgcactccaccctgggcaacagagcgagaccccgtctcaaaataaataaataaataaaataataataataatgaggatGGGAGAGATGGGAGAGGAAGTTGGTCCCGATGCTAGAGGAAGTTGAAGGAGGTGGCTGTGGGTGGCTATGTTCTCATATTCCCAGaatgcttcctggaggaggagttGATCtgatggggaagggagagggcaTTGCGGGTTCCAGAAAGTTTCTGCTACCCATCCTagacctctttctctctctcttttccctgccCCTGCCGTCTCTTTCTCCCGCCCCTGCCCTCTCTTTCTCCGTCTCTGGAAGTGGGTAACAAGCATGTGGTTGGGTTGATGTGCCCTCAATAGGGTGGGGCCCAGACTGCGGACACTAGGGAGTAAtgatcttttctcttccttcctgacCGTGGTGGTGGGCCCGGTGCTCTGCCCCTCAGCTCTGTGCCTCGTCCTGGGCTGCATGATCTTTCCTGATGGCTGGGACGCCGAGACCATCCGGGACATGTGTGGGGCCAAGACGGGGAAGTACTCCCTGGGGGACTGTTCAGTGCGCTGGGCATACATCCTGGCCATCATCGGCATCCTCAACGCCCTCATCCTCTCCTTCCTCGCCTTCGTGCTGGGCAACCGGCAAACAGACCTGCTGCAGGAGGAGCTCAAGCCGGAGAACAAAGGCGAGTGTGCTGTGGGCTGGGGGGCAGCGGCGGGAGCCAGGCCTGCTCCTGGGAGGCAGGgtaatttcaaataaaaggaGTAAGAGGGTTGCATGAATTGGAaaccctggctgggtgtggtagctcacgcctataatcccagcactttgggaagccaaggcaggtagatcgcttgagcccaggagttcaagagtagcctggccaacatggtgaaatcccctccctaaaaaaatacaaaaactgggccgggcacagtagctcatgcctgtaatcccagcactttgggaggccaaggtggttggatcatgaggtcaggagatccagaccatcctggctaacacagtgaaaccctgtttctactaaaaatacaaaaaaattacctgggcatggtggcgggcacctatagtcccagctacttgggaggctgaggcaggaggatggcgtgaacccaggaggcgaagcttgcagtgagccgagattgcgccactgcactccagcctgggagacagtgagactctgtctcaaaaaaaaaaaaaggccgggcacggtggctcacgcttgtaatcccagcactttgggaggccgaggcgggcggatcacgaggtcaggagatcgagaccacggtgaaaccccgtctctactaaaaaatacaaaaaattagccgggcgtggtggcgggcgcctgtagtcccagctactcggagaggctgaggcaggagaatggcgtgaacccgggaggcggagcttgcagtgagccgagattgcaccactgcactccagcctgggcgacaaagcgagactccatctcaaaaaaaaaaaaaaaaaaaaaaaaaaaaaaaaaaaaaaaaaaaaaaaaaaaaacacaaaaactagctggatgtggtggcaagtgcctgtggtctcagctacacaggaggctgaggtgggaggatcacctgagcctgagaaggttgaggctgcagtgagctgtgattgtgccactgcgctccagcctggactacagagtgagaggctatctcaaaaaaaaaaaaaagaaaagaaaagaaaagaaaaaaagaaacctgccTGACAGTACAACCACCTTTTAAATGATTTGATGTTCTCCCTCAGATCTGATCATTTGCCTGTGACCCAGCAAACCCACCTCAGGTGCAAACCCATGAGAAGCGTTCAAGGGTGCTGGTGGCCGCAGCTTCACTGTAGCAAACAGCTATAAACAGCCCAATGGCCATGGACAGGAGGCCAGATAAATACATGTGACATGTTCACATCACAGAGCAGCTCACAGCCATGAAAATGTCACACTTCAGTTATATGTACCACAGTGGATGTATCTCAGCAATATAatattgaggggaaaaaaaaaaaacaaaacaagttccAGAATATGACAGAGTGATATATTTACTGAGCTCGAAACTAAGCAAAACTAAGCAATgtattgtttaaacacacatgtATTTGtggcaatatatttttttttttgagatggagtctcactcagttgcccaggctggagtgtagtggcgcgatctccgctcactgcaagctccgcctcccgggttcacaccattctcctgcctcagcctcctgagtagctgggactacaggcatccaccgccacgcctggctaattttttgtatttttagtagagacggggtttcaccgtgttagccaggatggtctcgatcttctgacctcgtgatctgcccacctcggcctcccaaagtactgggattacaggcatgagccaccgcgcccagctgtggcagtgtattttttaaaaaagcaaagaaataatcgATATGAAAGGTAGGATGATGGTCATCTGTGGTTATGATGGAAGGGGAGGAAGTCAAGTGTATGAGCTGGAGCATGGAGGTATATGCAAATTATGGGTAGAGttagagtccttttttttttttttttcttgagacagagtcttgctcagttgcccaggctggagtgcagtggcatggtctcggctcactgcagcctccagctcccgggttcaagtgatcctcgtgcctcagcctcttgctcttgagtacctgggattacaggcatgttgcCACCACACCTACCTAACTGTTGTattcttagcctcccaaagtgttggggttacaggcatgagccaccacacccggctgagttATAGTTATTGAATGGTGAGCTCACCAgtgtttattattgtatttttttaaagagattggGGGagggggtctccctctgttgctcaggctggagtgcagtggtgcaatcatagctcactgcagcctcaaactcctgggcttaagcaattctcctgcctcagcctcctgagtggctgggactacaggcatgcgccaccacgcctgactaatttttgtattttttgtagagacgaggtttccccatgttgcccaggctggtcttgaactcctggcttcaagcaatccttccgccttggcctcccaaagtgctgagattacaggtgtgagccaccttacctggcACATTGTATGCTTTATAATTAGTGTATTGCATATAAACTTTCATATATATCAAGTAgcattaaaatacaataaagaaaaaagaccagGTTCAGAGAACTCCAGAGCtccagtaacttgcccaaagtcacttaAGTGGTGAAGGCAGAATCTGAACccaggcaagtccaaaatccaagcTCTTCCCCCTCTGTCATGCTGCCTGTCTCAACCTGGTGAAGCCAGAGATTTCCTGCACCGCTTTGGGAGCTCTCCTGGAATGCTGATCTGCTAACCTGTACTCAGAGGCAGGTTCTAAATACCTGATGCAGTCCTTCAGACCCCGGGATTTCTGTGGTTTTGGTGTGAAGTCAAGGCCTGCCCTCTGGCGGCAGCTTTCAGAAGTGCAAGACTAAGACAGATCCGG
This genomic window contains:
- the LHFPL4 gene encoding LHFPL tetraspan subfamily member 4 protein isoform X1, whose translation is MLPSQEASKLYHEHYMRNSRAIGVLWAIFTICFAIINVVVFIQPYWVGDSVSTPKPGYFGLFHYCVGSGLAGRELTCRGSFTDFSTIPSSAFKAAAFFVLLSMVLILGCITCFALFFFCNTATVYKICAWMQLLAALCLVLGCMIFPDGWDAETIRDMCGAKTGKYSLGDCSVRWAYILAIIGILNALILSFLAFVLGNRQTDLLQEELKPENKETRFPHVAQAGLELLASSNPSALASQSAEITGVSHLTWHIVCFIISVLHINFHIYQVALKYNKEKRPGSENSRAPVTCPKSLKW